The Snodgrassella alvi wkB2 genome window below encodes:
- a CDS encoding DUF3304 domain-containing protein, with translation MSGRKIFTASRLIRLSLLLLSATAVTSCGGGFEPFVGVTSGKNKAYAAPVEALVYVYENISGGSINGGCIPNTPGVDDYEVGKKRYGGGSTCGAAYLSAKWKPGMMARINWRVLPYPGWHARVLNLPGLNFDEKERATIQQYSENYSAVIPLPPPPPSAGDDFGKVSNITVHFLACNQLYIDYGTTDDDTREAIKKQFELFKKSQKLCTPRPSIKSMADYRRNKAKMDAIKQERANIKQVILPEYIKELEQQGKLPVTGK, from the coding sequence ATGTCCGGAAGAAAAATATTTACGGCAAGCCGCCTTATCCGGCTGAGTTTATTGCTGCTGTCGGCTACCGCGGTTACCTCCTGCGGCGGAGGCTTCGAACCTTTTGTCGGCGTTACTTCCGGTAAAAACAAAGCTTATGCTGCACCAGTGGAGGCACTTGTATACGTCTATGAAAATATTTCCGGTGGTTCAATCAATGGTGGTTGTATACCGAATACCCCTGGAGTAGATGATTATGAGGTAGGTAAAAAACGTTATGGTGGTGGTTCTACATGTGGAGCAGCTTATCTATCGGCAAAATGGAAACCGGGTATGATGGCACGTATTAACTGGCGGGTTTTGCCTTATCCGGGTTGGCATGCCAGAGTATTAAATCTGCCTGGATTAAATTTTGACGAAAAAGAACGGGCAACAATTCAGCAATACAGTGAAAACTATTCAGCAGTAATCCCATTACCACCTCCGCCACCGTCTGCCGGTGATGATTTTGGCAAAGTAAGTAATATCACTGTCCATTTTCTGGCCTGTAATCAGTTATATATTGATTACGGTACTACAGACGATGATACCCGTGAGGCAATAAAGAAACAGTTTGAACTATTTAAGAAAAGCCAGAAACTATGTACGCCGCGCCCATCCATCAAATCCATGGCAGATTACCGGCGTAATAAAGCCAAAATGGATGCAATCAAGCAGGAGCGGGCAAATATTAAGCAGGTAATCCTGCCGGAATATATAAAGGAACTCGAGCAGCAGGGCAAGCTGCCGGTTACGGGTAAATAG
- a CDS encoding DUF3304 domain-containing protein, with the protein MSGRKIFTASRLIRLSLLLLSVTAVTSCGGGFEPFVGVTSGKNKAYAAPVEALVYVYENIDGGSINGGCIPGTNGVDDYEVGKKRYGGGATCGAAYLPAKWKPGMTARINWRVFPYPGWRAKVLDKPGLVFDRKESVIIDQYDESYSAVIPLPPPPPSAGDDFGKVANITVHFLACNQLYITYGTVEEGRNTPMHYKLFAKSQKLCTPRPSIKSMADYRRNKAKLDAIKQERANIKQVILPEYIKELEQQGKLPVTGK; encoded by the coding sequence ATGTCTGGAAGAAAAATATTTACGGCAAGCCGCCTTATCCGGCTGAGCTTACTACTGCTGTCGGTAACCGCGGTTACCTCCTGTGGCGGAGGCTTCGAACCTTTTGTCGGCGTTACTTCCGGCAAAAACAAAGCTTATGCTGCGCCGGTCGAGGCACTTGTATACGTCTATGAAAATATAGATGGTGGTTCAATCAATGGTGGCTGTATTCCCGGTACTAATGGTGTAGATGATTATGAGGTGGGCAAAAAACGTTACGGTGGTGGTGCTACTTGTGGAGCTGCCTATTTGCCGGCGAAATGGAAACCGGGTATGACAGCACGTATAAACTGGCGGGTTTTTCCTTATCCAGGTTGGCGCGCAAAAGTATTAGATAAACCAGGATTAGTTTTTGATCGTAAAGAGTCAGTTATTATTGATCAATATGATGAAAGCTATTCCGCAGTAATACCATTACCACCTCCACCACCATCTGCCGGTGATGATTTTGGCAAGGTGGCAAATATCACAGTGCATTTTCTGGCTTGTAATCAATTGTATATTACTTACGGTACAGTCGAGGAAGGCAGAAATACGCCAATGCATTACAAATTGTTTGCGAAAAGCCAGAAACTATGCACACCGCGCCCGTCAATCAAATCCATGGCGGATTACCGGCGTAATAAAGCTAAACTGGATGCAATCAAGCAGGAACGGGCAAATATTAAGCAGGTGATTCTGCCCGAATATATAAAGGAACTGGAGCAGCAGGGCAAGCTGCCGGTTACTGGTAAATAG
- a CDS encoding DUF3304 domain-containing protein, with translation MSGRKIFTASRLIRLSLLLLSVTAVTSCGGGFEPFVGVTSGKNKSYAAPVEALEYNYENMSGGSINGGCIPKTPGIDDYAVGKQRYGGGATCGAAYLPAKWKPGMTARIYWRVLPYPGWHARGLNVPGMVRDPKELAILDQYDENYSAVIPLPPPPPSAGDDFGKVRNITVHFLACNQLYITYGTVEEGRNTPMHYQLFAKSQKLCTPRPSIKSMADYRRNKAKMDAIKQERANIKQVILPEYIKELEQQGKLPTPSK, from the coding sequence ATGTCTGGAAGAAAAATATTTACGGCAAGCCGTCTTATCCGGCTGAGCTTACTACTGCTGTCGGTAACTGCGGTTACCTCCTGTGGCGGAGGTTTCGAACCCTTTGTTGGCGTTACTTCCGGTAAAAACAAATCCTATGCTGCGCCGGTAGAGGCACTGGAATACAACTATGAAAATATGTCCGGCGGCTCAATCAATGGTGGTTGTATTCCCAAAACACCGGGAATAGACGATTATGCAGTTGGCAAACAACGTTATGGTGGCGGTGCAACTTGTGGTGCAGCTTATTTGCCGGCGAAATGGAAGCCGGGTATGACTGCACGTATATACTGGCGTGTATTGCCTTATCCGGGCTGGCATGCCAGAGGACTAAATGTCCCTGGAATGGTTAGGGATCCTAAAGAATTAGCTATTCTTGATCAATATGATGAAAACTATTCAGCAGTAATACCATTACCCCCCCCTCCACCGTCTGCCGGTGATGATTTTGGCAAAGTAAGGAATATCACAGTGCATTTTCTGGCCTGTAATCAATTGTATATTACTTACGGTACAGTAGAAGAAGGCAGAAATACCCCGATGCATTACCAGCTTTTTGCCAAAAGCCAGAAACTATGTACCCCGCGCCCGTCAATCAAATCCATGGCAGATTACCGGCGCAATAAAGCAAAAATGGATGCAATCAAGCAGGAACGGGCAAATATTAAGCAGGTAATCTTGCCGGAATATATTAAAGAACTCGAGCAGCAGGGCAAATTACCTACGCCGAGTAAATAA
- a CDS encoding T6SS phospholipase effector Tle1-like catalytic domain-containing protein codes for MASNDDNKKQPNAPAGAPQPGGAGGGKPGAGGKPAGGGAAGGKPGAGDKPAGAAGAGKPGGGKAPLPTPNNPHNKGISIDSITAGHSPEQNDFGIYKDGDAADAANHPPPANPKKPQSGQNQSNKPQSGQNQPNKPQSGQNQPNKPQSGQNQPNKPQSGQNQPNKPAASQQGQKPGAKTPANTTANGNKPDDKFLPQTGPGVPPLDKPPSIGKKIGDKLKPYLPTIKPIEFQWPGVLKPDEFPTAAGGRLPASISSIQENRKDNNFVDRTKAKPCQKVLKINFFFDGTNNHEKADKVVSGATPPTPEQLDPLKDAAAQQAKLIKPYTYPRTSNAARLFHACMGAGGTPGESNRDKEMIKYGWFKHYIQGVGTRFEEIGDDDPGMLGEALAKFGQARINWGLTRICDSLGISEIFNIKELSLETAQKMVKGMDSRAGRKSQLDSFLDTLQRPDSKPLPDAIKLYVVGFSRGAAEARTFMNWLLDYLLDRDENADAREQLEKLMAEQEKERIKQRKDDRAAAEAKAKEEAEAKNKDKSDEQDKDKAKQPAPTAAAPVNSSATKAAMQRVQAQAATMSASAPKGNKPAKADDKKAEKPYEGIELKLLGIPIYVEMCGLFDTVATVGMSPLVAMVTGHCSWAHGTMSLQRAGSAGFIKNCYHFVSAHEQRKSFSVDSICVDGGYPKGNFKEYIYPGVHSDIGGGYPPGEQFKSNYGMGHVLSQITLHDMYARCWQHGMPLQVWQDHPALKKDMQKHPRFQVRNYEFMDKDTESEFDTQPEMVERFNAWLKTLETSNISTALQKQVHHFTAYRILRWVRSGIAGYARFLGLQLTKDGSVGEKEDKETKNGRTDIINKGRKEANEAGKGNFPDKPVADNDEMWKQAGLEDIPKEKRQEFLDGIINKNYVPGNDGWDLIEGAKDFKADYLHEFHLENMLSAGFLLDTLFAGSMYMLNNDDEAAEYKDIHDNGDELYFGAKVADLKTPASGNTNTLPLPPLAKNIVASGPPAGGSAPADGKGQKGENKTKMPWDYSTQEISEMFKNADKGALVTGTLLDVLRQRYQKNLHGLELATSSVMDIWQRLQKADLSEKTAIINRLKNHAEKYSANYPQMVQIFDDQIHDSRAWFMHDSLLQSREPFTSYFAHRLVFSGGFSNKPLSPVLLANRVVGIAGIARSAYMSVKYGNPAYILIGLNNPELFVTDADRAAWNLLTQDYQALAIDPDTGKILPTADNLKKLRQFTKDLQTATQQIKAEYDKQKPWTDKEFLDKTLGQVIQSSDETIKNLNEIRELLTEQQKALDKMKESNAQLKQQAEQVKQMLDKVTENQKQLENAVQQAKAGTLDKQQLQEALKQGMTVYSDPVAALPQASLMQPPGLEDISKDSLAEHLRQQISQYQQNSRISAQNSTALLESGAQDPQTLAQAFYNNSSGDIYDQAVEQMGKSALNRLGLGDLEINQYLPENIASRSQPEIASLLQQLQSGNIPPQMQAISPQKIELIKKVLQSWLL; via the coding sequence ATGGCGAGTAACGACGATAATAAAAAACAGCCGAATGCACCTGCCGGTGCTCCGCAGCCGGGAGGTGCCGGCGGCGGTAAACCGGGTGCAGGCGGAAAGCCTGCCGGTGGCGGTGCCGCAGGCGGTAAGCCGGGTGCAGGCGATAAACCTGCCGGTGCCGCAGGAGCGGGCAAGCCGGGTGGCGGCAAAGCGCCGCTGCCAACGCCGAATAATCCGCACAATAAAGGAATCAGTATAGACAGCATCACTGCCGGCCACTCGCCAGAGCAGAATGATTTCGGAATTTATAAGGATGGTGACGCTGCCGATGCTGCCAATCATCCGCCTCCTGCCAACCCGAAAAAACCGCAGTCCGGGCAAAACCAGTCGAACAAGCCGCAGTCTGGACAAAATCAGCCGAACAAGCCGCAGTCCGGGCAAAACCAGCCGAACAAGCCGCAGTCCGGGCAAAACCAGCCGAACAAGCCCCAGTCCGGGCAAAACCAGCCGAATAAGCCGGCAGCTTCGCAGCAAGGTCAAAAACCGGGCGCTAAAACACCGGCGAATACAACAGCGAATGGTAACAAGCCCGACGACAAATTTCTGCCGCAAACCGGGCCGGGAGTACCCCCTCTGGACAAACCGCCGAGTATCGGAAAAAAGATCGGCGATAAGCTTAAGCCGTATTTGCCGACGATTAAGCCGATTGAATTTCAGTGGCCGGGCGTGCTTAAACCGGATGAGTTTCCCACTGCTGCCGGTGGCCGCCTGCCGGCTTCCATCAGCAGCATCCAGGAAAACCGCAAAGACAATAATTTTGTCGACCGCACTAAAGCCAAGCCGTGCCAGAAAGTGCTTAAAATCAACTTCTTTTTTGATGGCACCAATAATCATGAAAAAGCCGATAAAGTAGTTTCCGGTGCCACGCCACCGACCCCAGAGCAGCTTGATCCGCTTAAAGATGCCGCTGCTCAGCAGGCAAAGCTGATTAAGCCGTATACTTATCCGCGTACATCCAATGCGGCGCGCCTGTTTCATGCCTGTATGGGTGCCGGCGGTACACCGGGAGAAAGTAACCGTGATAAGGAAATGATTAAATACGGCTGGTTTAAGCATTATATTCAGGGCGTCGGCACCCGCTTTGAGGAAATCGGCGATGATGATCCGGGGATGCTCGGCGAGGCGCTGGCGAAGTTCGGCCAGGCACGGATAAACTGGGGTTTAACCCGTATCTGCGATAGCTTAGGTATCAGTGAAATATTTAATATAAAAGAGTTATCACTGGAAACCGCGCAGAAAATGGTAAAAGGTATGGATTCGCGTGCCGGACGCAAAAGCCAGCTCGACAGCTTTCTGGATACCTTGCAGCGCCCGGATTCCAAACCATTACCCGATGCAATTAAGCTGTATGTGGTCGGCTTTTCCCGCGGTGCCGCCGAGGCGCGCACCTTTATGAACTGGCTGCTCGACTATCTGCTCGACCGTGATGAAAATGCTGACGCACGCGAGCAGCTGGAAAAGCTGATGGCGGAGCAGGAGAAAGAGCGCATCAAACAGCGTAAAGACGACCGTGCTGCGGCAGAGGCTAAAGCCAAAGAGGAAGCCGAGGCGAAAAACAAAGACAAATCAGACGAGCAGGACAAGGATAAAGCCAAGCAGCCGGCTCCTACCGCCGCCGCGCCGGTAAACAGCAGCGCTACCAAAGCCGCCATGCAGCGGGTGCAGGCGCAGGCTGCTACCATGAGCGCCAGTGCTCCGAAAGGCAACAAACCGGCTAAGGCCGATGATAAGAAAGCAGAAAAACCCTATGAGGGCATAGAGCTGAAACTGCTCGGTATCCCGATTTATGTGGAGATGTGTGGCTTGTTTGATACCGTTGCCACAGTTGGTATGTCGCCGCTGGTGGCTATGGTTACCGGCCACTGCTCATGGGCGCATGGCACCATGTCGCTGCAGCGCGCCGGCAGCGCCGGTTTTATTAAAAACTGCTACCACTTTGTTTCCGCGCATGAGCAGCGCAAAAGCTTTTCTGTTGACAGTATCTGTGTTGACGGCGGCTATCCGAAAGGCAATTTCAAGGAATATATCTACCCCGGTGTGCATTCCGATATTGGCGGCGGTTATCCGCCCGGTGAGCAGTTTAAGAGTAATTATGGTATGGGGCATGTGCTGTCACAAATTACTCTGCATGATATGTATGCGCGCTGCTGGCAGCATGGGATGCCTCTGCAAGTATGGCAGGATCATCCGGCTTTAAAGAAAGATATGCAGAAGCATCCACGCTTTCAAGTTCGTAACTATGAATTTATGGATAAGGATACTGAAAGCGAGTTTGATACTCAGCCCGAAATGGTGGAGCGTTTTAATGCCTGGCTGAAAACGCTGGAAACCTCGAATATCAGCACCGCACTGCAAAAGCAAGTCCATCATTTTACTGCCTATCGGATTTTGCGCTGGGTACGCTCCGGTATCGCCGGCTATGCGCGTTTTCTCGGCTTACAGCTTACGAAGGATGGCAGCGTCGGAGAAAAGGAAGACAAAGAAACTAAAAACGGCCGTACGGATATTATCAATAAGGGGCGTAAAGAAGCCAACGAAGCCGGTAAAGGCAATTTCCCCGATAAGCCGGTTGCCGATAATGATGAAATGTGGAAGCAGGCCGGTCTCGAGGATATTCCGAAAGAAAAACGGCAGGAGTTTCTCGATGGCATTATCAATAAAAATTACGTACCCGGCAACGATGGCTGGGACTTGATTGAAGGCGCCAAGGATTTTAAAGCCGATTATCTGCATGAATTTCATCTGGAGAATATGCTCTCCGCCGGTTTCCTGCTTGATACCCTGTTTGCCGGCAGCATGTATATGCTGAATAACGACGACGAGGCGGCTGAATACAAAGACATCCATGATAATGGCGATGAGCTGTATTTCGGCGCGAAAGTTGCTGATCTTAAAACGCCTGCATCGGGTAATACCAATACCCTTCCGCTGCCGCCACTGGCGAAAAATATTGTTGCCTCAGGTCCGCCGGCAGGCGGTAGTGCACCGGCAGACGGTAAAGGGCAGAAAGGCGAGAATAAAACCAAAATGCCATGGGATTATTCAACGCAGGAAATCAGCGAGATGTTCAAGAATGCCGATAAAGGCGCACTGGTTACCGGTACTCTGCTCGATGTCCTGCGCCAGCGCTATCAGAAGAATCTCCACGGCCTCGAACTGGCTACAAGTTCGGTGATGGATATCTGGCAGCGGCTGCAAAAGGCAGATTTGAGTGAGAAAACGGCGATTATCAACCGGCTGAAAAACCATGCAGAAAAATATTCCGCCAATTATCCGCAGATGGTGCAGATTTTCGACGACCAGATTCATGATTCGCGCGCCTGGTTTATGCATGATTCGCTGCTGCAAAGCCGCGAACCGTTTACCAGCTATTTTGCCCACCGTCTGGTGTTCAGCGGCGGCTTTTCAAATAAACCGCTGTCGCCGGTGCTGCTGGCCAATCGCGTGGTCGGGATAGCCGGGATTGCCCGCAGCGCCTATATGAGCGTGAAATACGGCAATCCGGCCTATATTCTGATTGGTCTGAATAATCCCGAGCTGTTTGTTACCGATGCAGACAGAGCCGCATGGAATCTGCTTACTCAGGACTATCAGGCACTGGCTATTGATCCGGATACCGGTAAAATTCTGCCGACTGCCGACAATCTGAAAAAGCTGCGTCAGTTCACCAAGGATTTGCAAACCGCCACCCAGCAGATTAAAGCCGAATATGACAAGCAGAAGCCGTGGACCGATAAGGAATTTCTCGATAAGACCCTCGGTCAGGTTATTCAGAGCAGTGATGAAACCATCAAGAATCTGAATGAAATCCGCGAGCTGCTTACCGAGCAGCAAAAAGCGCTGGATAAGATGAAAGAGTCCAATGCCCAGCTGAAGCAGCAGGCTGAGCAGGTGAAACAAATGCTGGATAAGGTTACCGAAAATCAGAAACAGCTGGAAAATGCGGTGCAGCAGGCTAAAGCCGGCACACTGGATAAGCAGCAGTTGCAGGAAGCCCTTAAGCAGGGGATGACCGTTTATTCCGATCCGGTAGCGGCGCTGCCGCAGGCGAGCCTGATGCAGCCGCCCGGTCTGGAAGACATCAGCAAAGACAGTCTGGCCGAGCATTTACGCCAGCAAATCAGCCAGTACCAGCAAAACAGCCGCATCAGCGCGCAAAACAGTACTGCCTTGCTGGAGAGCGGTGCACAGGATCCGCAAACCCTTGCGCAGGCTTTTTACAACAACAGCAGCGGCGATATTTACGATCAGGCAGTAGAGCAGATGGGTAAATCCGCGCTCAACCGGCTTGGTCTCGGCGATCTGGAAATCAACCAGTATCTGCCGGAAAACATTGCCAGCCGCAGCCAGCCGGAAATCGCCAGCCTGTTGCAGCAGCTGCAAAGCGGTAATATTCCGCCGCAGATGCAGGCGATTTCGCCGCAAAAAATCGAATTGATTAAAAAAGTACTGCAAAGCTGGCTGCTGTAG
- a CDS encoding DUF3304 domain-containing protein, which translates to MSGKKIFTVNRLIRLSLLLLSATAITSCGGGFEPFVGVTSGKNKSYAAPVEALEYNYENVHGGSINGGCIPNTNGVDDYEVGKKRFGGGSTCGAAYLPAKWKPGMTARIYWTVLPYPGWRPKMLNLPGVNFDQKESAAIDQYEENHSAVIPLPPPPPSAGDDFGKVRNITVHFLACNQLYITYGTVEEGRNTPMHYQLFAKSQKLCTPRPSIKSMADYRRNKAKMDAIKKERDNIQQVILPEYIKELEQQGKLPVSSK; encoded by the coding sequence ATGTCTGGTAAAAAAATATTCACCGTAAATCGTCTTATCCGGCTAAGTTTATTACTGCTGTCGGCTACTGCCATCACCTCCTGTGGCGGCGGGTTTGAACCTTTTGTCGGTGTTACCTCCGGTAAAAACAAATCCTATGCCGCGCCGGTAGAGGCTCTTGAATACAATTATGAAAATGTACATGGTGGTTCAATTAATGGTGGTTGTATTCCCAATACCAATGGTGTCGATGATTATGAAGTTGGTAAGAAGCGCTTTGGTGGTGGTTCTACCTGTGGTGCCGCTTATCTACCAGCAAAATGGAAACCGGGTATGACTGCACGCATTTACTGGACAGTTCTGCCTTATCCAGGATGGCGTCCAAAGATGTTAAATTTACCAGGGGTTAATTTTGACCAAAAAGAATCAGCAGCTATAGATCAATATGAAGAAAATCATTCAGCGGTAATACCATTACCACCTCCACCACCATCTGCCGGTGATGATTTTGGCAAGGTAAGGAATATCACAGTGCATTTTCTGGCCTGTAATCAATTGTATATTACTTACGGTACAGTAGAAGAAGGCAGAAATACCCCGATGCATTACCAGCTTTTTGCGAAAAGCCAGAAACTATGTACCCCCCGCCCGTCAATCAAATCCATGGCAGATTACCGGCGCAATAAAGCCAAAATGGATGCAATTAAAAAAGAACGTGACAATATCCAGCAGGTAATCCTGCCCGAATATATTAAGGAACTGGAGCAGCAGGGCAAGCTGCCGGTTAGCAGTAAATAA
- a CDS encoding DUF3304 domain-containing protein: MSGKKIFTVNRLIRLSVLLLSATAITSCGGGFEPFVGVTSGKNKSYAAPVEALEYNYEDLSGGSINGGCIPGTNGIANNEVGHKRYGGGATCGAAYLPAKWKPGMTARINWRVLPYPDWQPKVLNKPGLVFDSQESAIMDQYAENYSAVIPLPPPPPSAGDDFGKVRNITVHFLACNQLYITYGTVEEGRNTPMHYKLFAKSEKLCTPRPIVKNMADYRRNKAKMDAIKQERANIKQVILPEYIKELEQQGKLPVTGK; the protein is encoded by the coding sequence ATGTCTGGTAAAAAAATATTCACCGTAAACCGCCTTATCCGGCTAAGTGTATTGCTGCTGTCGGCTACCGCCATCACCTCCTGCGGCGGCGGTTTTGAGCCTTTTGTCGGTGTTACCTCCGGTAAAAACAAATCCTATGCAGCGCCGGTAGAGGCTCTGGAATATAATTATGAAGATCTGTCAGGAGGTTCGATCAATGGTGGCTGTATTCCCGGAACTAATGGTATAGCTAATAATGAAGTAGGTCATAAACGTTATGGAGGTGGTGCTACTTGTGGAGCAGCCTACCTGCCGGCAAAATGGAAACCGGGTATGACTGCACGTATTAACTGGCGGGTTTTGCCTTATCCTGATTGGCAACCAAAAGTATTAAATAAACCCGGATTGGTTTTTGATAGTCAAGAATCAGCTATTATGGATCAGTATGCTGAAAATTATTCAGCGGTGATTCCTTTACCACCACCCCCACCATCTGCCGGTGACGATTTTGGCAAGGTAAGGAATATCACCGTGCATTTTCTGGCCTGTAATCAATTGTATATTACTTACGGTACAGTAGAAGAAGGCAGAAATACGCCCATGCATTATAAACTTTTTGCTAAAAGCGAAAAATTATGTACGCCGCGCCCTATAGTAAAAAACATGGCAGATTACCGGCGTAACAAAGCAAAAATGGATGCAATTAAGCAGGAACGGGCAAATATTAAGCAGGTAATCCTGCCGGAATATATAAAGGAACTGGAGCAACAGGGCAAGCTGCCGGTTACTGGTAAATAG
- a CDS encoding DUF3304 domain-containing protein, giving the protein MSGRKIFTASRLIRLSLLLLSITVVTSCGGGFEPFVGVTSGKNKSYAAPVEALEYNYENMSGGSINGGCIPGTNGVDDYEVGKKRYGGGATCGAAYLPAKWKPGMTARIYWRVLPYPRWNPRGLDLPGVNVDKNEAAIIAQYDENHSAVIPLPPPPPSAGDDFGKVRNITVHFLACNQLYITYGTVEEGRNTPMHYQLFAKSQKLCTPRPSIKSMADYRRNKAKMDAIKQERANIKQVILPEYIKELEQQGKLPVTGK; this is encoded by the coding sequence ATGTCAGGAAGAAAAATATTTACGGCAAGCCGCCTTATCCGACTGAGTTTATTGTTATTGTCGATAACCGTTGTTACCTCCTGTGGCGGAGGCTTCGAACCCTTTGTCGGCGTTACTTCAGGTAAAAATAAATCCTATGCCGCGCCGGTAGAGGCACTGGAATATAACTATGAAAATATGTCCGGAGGTTCGATTAATGGTGGCTGTATTCCGGGAACCAACGGTGTTGATGATTATGAAGTTGGTAAAAAACGCTACGGCGGTGGTGCTACTTGCGGAGCTGCCTATTTGCCGGCGAAATGGAAACCGGGTATGACTGCACGTATATATTGGCGCGTTTTACCTTATCCTAGGTGGAATCCTAGAGGTTTAGATTTACCCGGTGTAAATGTTGATAAAAATGAAGCAGCTATTATAGCTCAGTATGATGAAAATCATTCAGCCGTAATACCATTACCCCCTCCACCACCATCTGCCGGTGATGATTTTGGTAAGGTAAGAAATATTACTGTTCACTTCTTGGCCTGTAATCAATTGTATATTACTTACGGTACAGTAGAAGAAGGCAGAAATACCCCGATGCATTACCAGCTTTTTGCGAAAAGCCAGAAACTATGTACCCCCCGCCCATCAATCAAATCCATGGCAGATTACCGGCGTAATAAAGCTAAGATGGATGCAATTAAGCAGGAACGGGCAAATATTAAGCAGGTGATTCTACCGGAATACATTAAAGAATTAGAGCAACAGGGCAAGCTGCCGGTTACTGGTAAATAG
- a CDS encoding DUF3304 domain-containing protein — protein MSGKKIFTASRLIRLSVLLLSATAITSCGGGFEPFVGVTSGKNKSYAAPVEALVYVYENISGGSINGGCIPNTNGVDDYEVGKKRFGGGSTCGAAYLPAKWKPGMTARINWEVLPYPGWKARMLDMPGVNFDESQKSIMRQYYENYSAVIPLPPPPPSAGDDFGKVANITVHFLACNQLYITYGTVEEGRNTPMHYQLFAKSQKLCTPRPSIKSMADYRRNKAKMDAIKQERANIKQVILPEYIKELEQQGKLPVTGK, from the coding sequence ATGTCTGGTAAAAAAATATTCACCGCTAGCCGCCTTATCCGGCTAAGTGTATTGCTGCTGTCGGCTACCGCCATCACCTCCTGCGGCGGCGGTTTTGAACCGTTTGTTGGTGTTACCTCCGGTAAAAACAAATCCTATGCGGCACCAGTGGAGGCACTTGTATACGTCTATGAAAATATTTCCGGTGGCTCAATCAATGGTGGCTGCATTCCGAATACTAATGGTGTCGACGATTATGAAGTTGGTAAAAAACGCTTTGGTGGAGGATCTACTTGTGGAGCTGCCTATCTGCCGGCGAAATGGAAACCGGGTATGACAGCACGTATCAACTGGGAGGTTTTACCTTACCCAGGCTGGAAAGCACGTATGTTAGATATGCCGGGAGTTAATTTTGATGAAAGTCAAAAAAGTATAATGAGGCAATATTATGAAAACTATTCAGCAGTAATCCCATTACCACCTCCGCCACCGTCTGCCGGTGATGATTTTGGCAAGGTAGCAAATATCACAGTGCATTTTCTGGCCTGTAATCAATTGTATATTACTTACGGTACAGTAGAAGAAGGCAGAAATACCCCGATGCATTACCAGCTTTTTGCGAAAAGCCAGAAACTATGCACACCGCGCCCGTCAATCAAATCCATGGCAGATTACCGGCGCAATAAAGCAAAAATGGATGCAATCAAGCAGGAGCGGGCAAATATTAAGCAGGTGATTCTGCCCGAATATATAAAGGAACTGGAGCAGCAGGGCAAGCTGCCGGTTACTGGGAAATAG
- a CDS encoding DUF3304 domain-containing protein, with protein MSGKKIFTVNRFIRLSLLLLSATAITSCGGGFEPFVGVTSGKNKAYAAPVEALVYVYENISGGSINGGCIPNTNGVDDYEVGKKRFGGGSTCGAAYLPAKWKPGMTARIHWRVLPYPKWHPKMLNLPGVNFDEKESAIIDQYDENHSAVIPLPPPPPSAGDDFGKVRNITVHFLACNQLYITYGTVEEGRNTPMHYQLFAKSEKLCTPRPSIKSMADYRRNKAKLDAIKQERANIKQVILPEYIKELEQQGKLPVTGK; from the coding sequence ATGTCTGGTAAAAAAATATTCACCGTAAACCGTTTTATCCGGCTAAGTTTATTACTGCTATCGGCTACCGCTATTACCTCGTGTGGCGGCGGTTTTGAACCATTTGTCGGCGTTACTTCCGGTAAAAATAAAGCCTACGCTGCACCAGTGGAGGCACTTGTATACGTCTATGAAAATATTTCCGGTGGCTCAATCAATGGTGGCTGCATTCCGAATACTAATGGTGTCGACGATTATGAAGTTGGTAAAAAACGCTTTGGTGGAGGATCTACTTGTGGAGCTGCCTATCTGCCGGCGAAATGGAAGCCGGGTATGACTGCGCGAATTCACTGGCGAGTGCTACCATATCCTAAATGGCATCCAAAAATGTTAAATTTGCCCGGTGTGAATTTTGATGAAAAAGAATCAGCTATTATTGATCAATATGATGAAAATCATTCAGCGGTAATTCCTTTACCGCCTCCACCGCCATCAGCCGGTGATGATTTTGGCAAAGTAAGGAATATCACAGTGCATTTTCTGGCCTGTAATCAATTGTATATTACTTACGGTACAGTAGAAGAAGGCAGAAATACCCCGATGCATTACCAGCTTTTTGCGAAAAGTGAGAAACTATGCACACCGCGCCCATCAATTAAATCCATGGCAGATTACCGGCGTAATAAAGCCAAACTGGATGCAATCAAACAGGAGCGGGCAAATATTAAGCAGGTAATCCTGCCGGAATATATAAAGGAACTGGAGCAGCAGGGAAAACTGCCGGTTACTGGTAAATAG